CTAAAAAAAGAAATGTCTGACAAGCAACAGTCTAACCGCTCTATTGAATATGCACTTGCAGTTATCCGGCAAGTTTTTCATATGGCAAGACATCGTGGAATCTATGTAGGTGAATCGCCAACGGTAAATGTGAAAAAACCTAAAGTTGACAATGGCCGCATGAAATTCTTGACCAGGAAAGAGGCTGAGGAACTTCTTAAAGCCTTAAAAGAAAAATCCCAGGACGTTCATGATATGAGTCTGCTTTCCCTTCATGCTGGTTTACGATTTGGAGAAATTGCTTCTTTGACATGGCAGGACGTTGACCTTGAAAGAGGTGTTGTAACAATTCGAGATGCGAAGGCCGGTTCAAGGTATGCTTTTTTAACAGATCAAGCGGAGGATATGTTCCGAAACCGTATACAAGGGAAGCCGTCAGATTATATTTTCCAGAGAAGAGGCGGCGGAAAAATAGAGAAGATCTCTCATAGTTTTTTTCGTACAGTTGACGATTTGCAATTTAACAAAGGCATTGATGACCCACGTTTAAGGGTATGTTTCCATACTTGCCGTCATTCCTATGCTTCATGGCTAATCGAACAGGGAACAGACCTTTACACCGTACAGAAGCTATTAGGGCACAAAACAAATATAATGACCCAAAGATATGCCCACTTATCAGAAAACAAGCTGAAGGATGCGGCAAAGGCTTTAGGTACGGCATTGTCAAAGAAGAGCGCTGGAAATGATCAAAGCGAACAGGTTTTGAACTTCAGCCAATAACACAAAAGCTGTGGGATAGGGTAGATTCTTATCAGCGATATTTCTATATTCCCTTTCTTTGGGTTAATCTTTTAAGAGTATATTAACATGAGGTTATAGATATGAAGGAATGCTATCCTTTCCTTGCATACTGGAAGAAAATAGGCATCAATAAGTTTCCGAAGTTGGTTGACGATCCTGAAATATTCCAACTTTTTGCTTTACAACATATAGAGCGATACCCAAAAATTTTCAAAGAGCCCGCTTTGAAAGCTTTGCGGGAAAATAGCCCCACCTTCCAATCGGCAAAAACCAAACATCAAAAACTCTTGGAGATAGAGGTATGGGAAGCAGATATCCGTCCTAAAGTATTGGTTGCTTTCTACGAATCGATTGAAAGGAAATCTGATGAGCACAGAGTGAAAAATTTAAAGATGATTGAGGATGTACAAAGGCAGATAATATATAAGGGCGAAACTGCAAGTAAAGCATGTGAACAGCTTGGCAGGGATCTATTAATGAAACATCACAGTAGAGGCGGCAAGACTTTCAAAACAATATTTCATCAAGAAATTATTAAAGTGATGTATAGAGAACTCCAAGGGGCCATTAAAAAAATTCGAAAAGATATTGATGTGTCTTGCACGAAACGGGTTTGTGACGCGTGGTCTGGTAACGATAAAACTGAAAATATTCTTCATTTTGTACCCGAATACGAGGAGATATTTGACCGAAAAGAACTACCAATAATTACTGTCAAGTCTTCCGTTGCAGATTGTGCAATATTGATAATCAGGAAGCGAT
Above is a window of Pseudomonadota bacterium DNA encoding:
- a CDS encoding site-specific integrase, whose protein sequence is MSAKWIGTRYKGVRYYEHPTRKHGVKKDRYYTIRYQRDGKRIEEGLGWASELNPKDRKHWTAEKAALVLAELKEAGKGLKQGPARLSERREIEEKRKEVEQVERERIEKEAVTFNDFFINTYLPQAKADKKPDTARREEGFFNNWFNQILGHLPLKTLTPFHIERLKKEMSDKQQSNRSIEYALAVIRQVFHMARHRGIYVGESPTVNVKKPKVDNGRMKFLTRKEAEELLKALKEKSQDVHDMSLLSLHAGLRFGEIASLTWQDVDLERGVVTIRDAKAGSRYAFLTDQAEDMFRNRIQGKPSDYIFQRRGGGKIEKISHSFFRTVDDLQFNKGIDDPRLRVCFHTCRHSYASWLIEQGTDLYTVQKLLGHKTNIMTQRYAHLSENKLKDAAKALGTALSKKSAGNDQSEQVLNFSQ